Genomic DNA from Nitrosospira lacus:
AATCGCATCGCTTGGCCAGTTGTTCGATCGGATATCCGCGATAGAGCAGAATGCCCTTGTCGCCATCGATAAATGTTATTTTTGAACTACTGCTGGCGGTGGAAAGAAAGCCGGGATCATAAGTAAAGACACCGCTCTTGGCGTGCAGGGTGCGAATATCCACGACGTCCGGTCCCATGCTTCCGGACATGATCGGAAACTCAAGCGGCTGGCCGCCATTATCCAGAGTAAGGGTCGCTTTACGTTTTTGCTCCATATCGTTCTCCACTGTTTCGTTTTACGTGCTTGAAACTAAATTGTCTGCAAGAGGCGAAGCACAGGTTGCAGGCTTCCATCCTCCGCTTCTTTCCTCAGTGCAATCATTTCCCACAAGTCATTGTCGGGAAGATTCAGCAATGTTTCAAATTGCCGCAACTCTGTTTCGTCGAGCCGGGCGTAATGCTCATCCATGAAGCGTTGCAGCACGATGTCAAGTTCCAGCAAACCCCGTCGGCATCGCCAGCGGGCACGCTCCAGCTCTTTCATCTCGTAAATTTACCCTGAAAATGAAAATCGGGGTGCGCAAAGAATCTTCCTGGATCGTCGCGCCGAGTTTGACAAATGAGTAAGAAGCGAGCGGTAATCTGCCGGATTCAGGATCATACCGTTCTTTTTACCATCATGTTCTTGATCTTGCCAATCGCGCGGGTCGGATTCAATCCTTTGGGGCACACGTCCACGCAATTCATGATGGAGTGGCAGCGAAACAGGCGATACGGATCTTCAAGGTTATCCAGCCGCTCGGCGGTGGCCTGGTCGCGGCTATCAGCGAGGAAGCGATATGCCTGCAACAGCCCCGCCGGACCCACGAATTTGTCAGGGTTCCACCAGAATGAAGGGCATGCGGTGGAGCAGCATGCGCACAGGATGCACTCATACAGCCCATCCAGCTCCGCCCTTTCTTCGGGCGATTGAAGCCGCTCGGTTTCCGGCGGCGGATCGTTGTTGATGAGGTAAGGCTTGATGGAATGGTATTGCTTGAAGAATTGCGTCATGTCCACAATCAGGTCGCGTATCACCGGCAATCCTGGCAGCGGGCGTAATTCCACCGGTTCCTTCAATCCGGCGACTGGCGTGATACACGCCAATCCATTGCGGCCATTGATGTTCATCCCATCCGATCCGCATACTCCTTCCCGGCAGGAGCGGCGCAGGCTCAAGCTGTCATCCACGGATTTGATGCGTACCAGGGCATCAAGCAGCATTTTGTCGGCTGGCTCCAGCGCAATGTCGTAATCCTGCATATAAGGCTTTTCATCCTTGTCGGGATCGAAGCGGTAGATCGAGAATCTCATGGCTGATTCCTTTATATATCCATCGTATATCGGCTGGCGGGCATGTTATGGGGAATACGGGATTCAATTAACCTAAATCCGGTGGTTGACCGCTCATTTATTATCTTATCAGTATGATTAATAACAATGTTTTTTGAACTTTCATCTGTAATGGTTTTTACGGCGCATGGCAGCATTGCAATTCCTTGGAATGAAGTGCTATTCCGCGTCGTTGCGCCTTGCCTCGCACCCCAAAAACCACACACTACGTCCCGTCCAACTACCGGATCTGGGTTAAAGGCGGTAACCATACCTCGATCCACCCGGGGATAGCTGCGGTTTGCTAGCCAATTTCAGCCCCCATACTGCGGGCCGTTAGCGGCTCCGCATCCCATATCTGGCTGGCATACTGCATAATGGTACGGTCACTGGAAAATTTACTCATATTGGCGACATTCAGGATCGCCTTGCGTACCCACTCCTCCTCATCCTGGTAAGCAACCTCAACCTTTTTCTGGCAATCCATATAAGATGCATAATCCGCCAGCAGCAGATATTGATCGCCATGCTGTAAAAGCGTATCCACGATAGGTTTAAAGCGATCCGGCTCTTCCGGAGAGAAAAACCCCGAGCCGATCATATCCAGCGCCGCTCGTAATTCCGGGTTGGCATGGTAGAAATCCCAAGGTTGATAACCCTTCGCTTTCGTCTCGGCGACTTGCGCCGCTGTGAGGCCGAATATGAAAATGTTGTCCTCTCCAACTTCGCCGCCGATTTCAATATTGGCGCCATCCAGGGTGCCAATCGTGAGCGCGCCGTTCAATGCCAGCTTCATGTTTCCCGTGCCGGAAGCCTCTGTGCCCGCGGTGGAAATCTGTTCCGAGAGATCCGCTGCCGGAATCATCTCTTCCGCGGCCGATACGTCGTAATTGGGCATGAACACCACTTTCAAATGGCGGGATGCCTGCGGATCATTATTCACGATGTCGGCGATATCGTTAATAAGTTTGATGATGAGCTTGGCCTTGACATAACCGGGCGCCGCCTTGCCACCAAAAATTACGGTACGCGAAACGTACTTCGCGTCCGGGTTATTGCGAATGCGGTTATACAGGGTCACCACATGCAGCACGTTAAGCAGCTGCCGCTTGTATTCGTGGATCCGCTTGATCTGCACATCGAACAGCGAATCCGCACTGACATCAATGTTGAGCTTTTGCTTCAGCAGGGCAACCAATCGCTCCTTATCCCCACGCTTCACAGCGGCGAACTCCCTGCGAAAGGACGCGTCATCGGCAAGGGGAATCAATCGCTTCAGCTGGCTCAAGTCCTTGACCCAGCCGGAACCGATGCGCGAAGTAATGAGGTCGGCTAAACGCCGGTTGGCCTGATTCAGCCAGCGGCGTGGTGTGATGCCATTGGTTATATTGATGATTTTACCGGGGAAAAACCGGTCGAAGTCCGAGAATATGGTCTGCTTCATCAGTTCGGTATGAATTTGCGCGACTCCGTTTACCTTGTGGCTGCCGATGATGGCCAGGTGGGCCATGCGGATCCGTTTTTCTCCCCCCTCATCTATGATGGACATGCGGCGCACTATCCCGGTATCGCCGGGGTATCGGTGCATCACATCTTTCAAAAATCGCCGGTTGATTTCATAAATGATTTGCAAATGGCGCGGCAGGACATTCTCGAACAGGGCAACCGTCCATGTTTCGAGGGCTTCGGGCATCAGCGTGTGATTGGTATAGGCAAAAGTGCGGGTGGTGATGTCCCACGCTTTTTCCCAATCCAGATGGTGCAAATCCACCAGTATGCGCATCAGTTCGGCGATGGCGATGGCGGGATGCGTGTCGTTCAACTGGATGGCGACCTTGTCGGGGAGGGCATCGAAATTGCTCCGATACTTGTTGTAGCGATAGAGGATGTCATGCAATGAAGCACATACGAAGAAATATTGCTGTTTCAGGCGCAGCTCGCGCCCCATTGTGGTCGTGTCGTCGGGGTACAGCACCTTGGACAGGTTTTCGGAAGCGTTCTTATCCTCCACCGCCTTGACATAATTGCCCTCGTTGAAGTAATGCAATTCGAAATCGCGCGTAGCCTTCGCAGACCAGAGGCGCATGTTGTTGACCGTGTGGGTGCCATAGCCCGGAATAGGGGTGTCGAAAGCCATGGCCATCACGTCGTCGGTGTCTATCCAGTGATAGTGCGCCACGCCTTTCTCATCCGGGTATTGAACTACGCGGCCGTGAAATTTAACCTGATATAACACCTCCGGACGGGGAAATTCCCAGGGGTTGCCATAGCGCAACCAGTTATCCGGATGCTCGACCTGCCTGCCATCCTCGATGCGCTGGGCAAACATGCCATATTCATAACGGATGCCATAGCCGTAGCCAGGAAGGTCGAGTGTCGCCATGGAATCGAGGAAGCAGGCGGCAAGCCGCCCCAGACCGCCATTTCCAAGCGCAGCATCCGGTTCTATTTCACGCACATTGTCCAGATTGATTCCCAACTCATTAAGCGCTTCGCGGAATTGCTGGTCAAAACCCAGATTGTGCACGCTATTCATCAGCGTGCGTCCCATCAAAAACTCCAGTGAAAAATAGTAGACGCGCTTTACATCATTGATGTAATAACTGCGCATGGTGTCCATCCAGCGGTCGATCAGGCGGTTGCGCACCAGATACGCCGCGGCGAAGAACCTGTCGCGATCGGTCGCGGTAATGGTGTCTTTGCCGACCGAATAGGTCAGGCAGTTGGCAAGAGACTGCTTGATCGAGTCTACATCTAAACCGATTTTTTCATGCTCAAAAATAGATTTTTGCAAAGAATCATCCATGAATTATCCCGCCAAATTTATGAAACGGTGATCAATATGCCTGCAAATCAGCGCCTTCCGGATCCAGGGAATGACGCCAGAACTGGCCGTCACCATCAAACAGGCGATAGGTACCGCGCGGCCCCCAGGTACCGGCCTGATAGCCATTGATAAAATCGCGTTCCATTGCCCATACCTTGATAATGGGATCCACGGCGCGCCAGGCCCATTCCACTTCATCGATGCGCAGAAACAGTGAATGGTCGCCTTGCATCACATCCAGCAGCAATCCTTCGTAGGCGTCATAATCCTCTTCGCTGGCCTTGCGATAGGTCGCGTCTAGGCTGAGGGTGCGTGTATGCAAGTCCAGTCCCGGCACCTTGACTTGAATTTCCATTTTCAGGCAGTCGTTGGGCTGAATGCCCAGCATGATCCAGTTCGGATGCGGCGATTCGCGATGCGCATGCCGCAGCAAGTCCTGGGGCGGGTTTTTGAAGCGGATGCAGATTGCCGAACTATTTTCCGCCATGCGCTTGCCGGTATGCAGATAGAAGGGCACACCCGCCCAGCGCCAGTTGTCGATAAACAGTTTCAGCGCCGCATAGGTTTCGGTGGAACTATCCGGTGCCACGCCCGCCTCATCCAGATACCCCGGAACGGCCTTGCCACCGATCATGCCGCTGGTGTATTGACCGCGAAACGCATGGGCATGCACCGAATTTTGCGTGATGGGCCGTATCGCCTTCAGTACTTTTACCTTCTCGTCCCGCAAGTGCTCGGCGGCCAATGATACCGGCGGCTCCATCGCCACCAAAGCGAGCAGTTGGAGCAAATGGCTCTGTATCATATCCCGCAGCGCACCCGCTCCCTCATAGTAATCGGCGCGTCCGTCAACACCCAGGGTTTCGGAATGGGTGATCTGCACGTGATCAATATAATGATTGTTCCACAATGGTTCCAGCAATATATTGGCGAAGCGGAATACCATCACGTTCTGCACCGTGCCTTTACCGAGATAGTGGTCGATCCGGTAAATTTGCGGCTCGTTCAAGTGGCGGTACAGGCTACCCTGAAGGGTTTGCGCACTTAACAAGTCGTAACCGAAAGGTTTTTCGATTACCACGCGGCACCAGCCCTTTTCCTGCTGGAGCAAGCCTATCACGCCCAGTTTGTCGATGATTGCAGGAAACGCCGACGGACGCACCGCCATATAAAATATGGTGTTAGGGGGGAATCCCGGCGTCTCTTCCAATATTTTCTTTAATTTCAGATAGGCATCGCTGCTGCCTGGAGGATTGGGATGGTAATGCAGGCGTGTACGAAAACGCTCGAGTGCCTGTTCGTCGAGCCCTGTGGTAAATTTGGAGCGGAGCATGCTGACGACTTCCGAGATCCACTGCTCGCTGGTCCATGGCTCCAGGCTACACCCAAGTATCGCCATTTTTTCCGGCAACCGCCCGGCGGCTTCAAGCCGGAACAGCGCGGGGATCAATTTACGCCGCGCCAAATCTCCGCTTGCCCCGAAAATCACAGCAACACATGGCTCGATAGCTTGCATTCCTTTTTTCCCCCGTGTCTGGCGCGTGCCGATATATCCGGCTTTTGGATTCTATATATTCCTGACTGAAGATTTTCTCATTAATATGAGATCTTCCCGTTAATATGTCCTCGCCTTGGGCGGGAACGATTCCACCGTCAACGGTTTCAACCGGACCGGCTTGTAGTCCAGCCGCCGTCCTCCGCTAAAAAATAAAGTGTGCTTGAGCCACTTGTCGTCGTCCCGCGCTGGAAAATCGTCACGGGCATGGGCACCGCGGCTTTCGGTGCGCGCTTCGGCCGACACCATGGTGGCCACCGCCACTTCCACAAGGTTGTCGAGTTCCAGTGCTTCCACGCGGGCGGTATTGAAGACTCTGCTCTTATCCTTGATCCCGGTGTGCCTGGCCCGTTCCGCCACTTCTTCAATTTTTGACACACCCTGCTTGAGCATTTCCGCGAAACGGAACACGCCGCAGTGCGCCTGCATGGTTTTACGTAACGCATCACCCACTTGCGCCACGCTTTCGCCATCCTTCTGGCCATCCAGCCGAGCCAGCCGGGCCAGTGATTGATCGGTGGCATCCGCCGGTAATTGCTTGTGATGAGGATTCTTTTTCAGCTCTTCGATAATCTGGTTGCCCGCCGCTCGCCCGAACACCACGATATCGAGCAGTGAATTGGTTCCCAGGCGATTGCCGCCATGCACGGAAACGCAAGCGCATTCGCCTACCGCATAAAAACCTTGCACCACTTCCTCAGGCCCGGTTTTGTAGGGCGCCACCACCTGCCCGTAGTAATTGGTGGGGATGCCTCCCATCATGTAGTGCGCGGTAGGCGCCACCGGAATCGGATCATGGATGGGGTCGGCGTGCGCAAATTTCATGGCAATTTCACGAATGCCCGGCAGCCGTGTCTTGATCACGTCCGCGCCCAGATGATCGAGCTTCAGCAGCAGATGGTCGGCATCCCTGCCACATCCGCGTCCTTCCTTGATTTCCGTGGTCAGGGCGCGCGATACGACATCACGGCTGGCCAGATCCTTGGCGTGGGGCGCGTAGCGTTCCATGAAGCGCTCGCCATCCTTGTTGAGCAGGTAGCCGCCTTCGCCGCGCACCGCCTCGCTGATGAGTACGCCGACTCCATACACGCCGGTAGGATGGAATTGCCAGAATTCCATATCTTCCAGAGGTATACCGGCCCGTGCCGCCATGCCCAGACCATCGCCGGTATTGATGAATGCATTGGTGCTGGCTTGGAATATGCGCGCGCCGCCGCCGGTGGCGAACAGCGTGGCTCGTGCCTGCAGCGCCATGACTTCGCCGGTTTCCATGTCCAGTGCCGTTATACCGCACACTTCGCCGTCTTCATCCCGGATCAGATCCAATCCCATCCATTCGACAAAAAATTGAGTGTTGGCGCGCACGTTGCGTTGGTATAGCGTGTGCAGCATCGCGTGACCGGTGCGATCCGCCGCCGCACACGAGCGCGTTGCCTGCGCGCCGCCAAAGTTCTGCGATTGGCCGCCGAAGGGACGCTGGTAAATTTTGCCGTTCTCCAGCCGATCGAACGGCATGCCATAATGCTCCAATTCATACACCACCTCGCTCGCCTGGCGGCACATGAATTCGATGGCATCCTGGTCGCCGAGATAATCGGATCCTTTCACCGTGTCGTACATGTGCCAGTGCCAGTTATCCTCGGTGACATTTCCGAGTGCTGCGGCAATGCCGCCCTGCGCGGCCACCGTGTGGGATCGGGTAGGAAATACCTTGGACAATACCGCCACCTTGAGTCCCGCTTCCGATAGCTGCAAAGCGGCGCGCATGCCCGCACCCCCGGCGCCGACGATCACCGCATCGAATTTTCTCTTGGCTATCGCCATGCCAACTCCAGAGCCCACAGGATTTCTGCGGACCAGACGGTATAAAATAACAGGGATAATATGACCAGTATCTGCAACGTCAGGCGCATGCCGGTGGCGTGGACATAGTCCATCAGGATATTACGCATGCCGACCCAGGCATGCCAGAACAGACTGACAAGAAACAGGAAAGAGGCAATACGCATCCATCGGCCACTGAGCAGCGATTTCCACATGGCGTAATCATGTGGCGGCGAAATCAGCAGTGCAATGGCCAGACACAGGACAAAGACGACCATCACTACGGCGGTCACGCGCTGTGCCAGCCAGTCCCGCAGACCGTAATGGGCACCGGTGACGATACGCTTCACCATATCAACGGCGAGATCAGCAAGGTGAGAATGATGCCCGCGGCCAGCACCATCTTGCTGGTTAAACGCGCTTGCTCCAGCTCCCCGCCATAATGCAGATCCAGCGCGAGAAAACGAATACCCGCGCAGAGATGATGCAGGAAGAACCACAGGAAGAGTGTCAGCGCGCCTTTGGACAAAGAACTGGCCAGGAGAGACTGGAATTGGGCGTAGCCTTGAGGAGAGCTCAGCGTCATCTCCAGGCCGTAAAGGAGGAGAGGGATTCCCGGGAAAAATAGTAGCGCGCCGCTTATGCGGTGCAGAACAGAAATCACAGCCGGAAGCGGCTGCCTGATTTCCATCAGATTAAGAAACTTGGGACGTATTCTTTGCAATTTTTTTGCTTCCAAGACGCCGCGCTCATCATCCACCGACTTAGTGTAGACCGTTATACTGAGCGATACAATATGAGTATGCCTGCAAGTAAACCCTACTATAAATACGGTTTAAGGCTGGATTTCAGTTCAGGACGAACTTTGATTGTTGCCTAAATTGACAGCAGGGTGGAATGTTTTTATAGTCCGGTGCGTTGGGCATATACTAACCCGGATGTTTCATGAATTGACGCGCGTCCTCGCTGGTTTTTCGTTTCGTATGGAAATTTTGTTCAATGGGCGTATGAATAAGTACGCCTTTTCAAAAAATCTCCTTGCAAAACAAAAACTCTGCGCGATCACCAAGCGAATTTATGAAACATCCGGGTTAAAGGGATCTTCTGCGTCGCGTTGAGTATCACGTTTGGGATGGGTTAGGTCGGAATCGAATTGCCTGCGGGTGATTGTCGTGTTCTGATTTTTGCTCATTCTTCGACAATCGTGCCGGGCGCATGGGAAATTAACTCGGAAAATTTCTTGTACCGGCAGTTTCCTACAGGAGCGCAAGAATGAAGCCCCCCATTCGTATCGCCGTCACGGGCGCCGCCGGCCAGATCGGCTACAGTTTGCTGTTTCGCATCGCCGCAGGCGACATGCTTGGCAACGATCAGCCTGTTTTTCTGCAATTGCTCGACATACCCAGGTTGCTGCCTTCGCTCAAGGGAGTAATGATGGAACTGGAGGACTGCGCATTCCCGCTACTGGCTGGCGTAATCGCCACGGATGATCCCAACACCGCTTTCCGTGACATTAGCATCGCGATGCTGGTGGGCGCCCGTCCACGCGGCAAGGGCATGGAGCGTAAAGACCTGCTGGAAGCGAATGGGGCGATATTTACCACCCAGGGCAGGGCACTGGATGAAGTAGCCCGCCGTGATGTCAAGGTTCTGATAGTGGGCAATCCCGCCAATACCAATGCTTACATCGCGATGAAAAACGCTCCCGGCCTGAAGCCGGAAAACTTCTCGGCAATGATGCGGCTGGACCACAATCGCGCCCTGTCGCAAATTGCCGCTAAAGTCGGGCAACCGGTTTCCAGCATCAGAAAAGTAATCATCTGGGGTAATCACTCCGCTACACAATATCCCGACCTGAATCATGCCGAGACTGACGGCAACAAAATCTCCCTTCTTATCAACGATCCTGCATGGATAGAAGACTATTTCATCCCCACCGTACAAAAACGCGGTGCAGTGGTAATCGAAGCGCGCGGCTCGTCAAGTGCCGCCAGCGCGGCGAATGCCGCCATCAATCATGTTCGTGACTGGGTTTTGGGTACGCGGGAAAATGACTGGATATCCATGGGAATACCATCGGATGGCAGCTATGGCATTCCCGAGGGCGTTATCTACGGCTATCCGGTAACCTGCCGGGATGGGGTCTACCGAATCGTCCCTGACCTGGAGATAAGCGAATTCAGCCAAGCGAAAATGCAGGCGACCTACGGGGAATTGGTGGAAGAGCGGGACTCTGTCAAACATCTGCTTGGATAACTGTACTCGACGGTTTAATATTTTGCCGCTTCCATGATCGCCTCCGCCGGTTTCCGTTTCCGTGCCGCAATTGCCGCCGAGAAGCCTCTGCAAGTGGCGGGCTGTGTCAACGCGTATGCCGCACGCATGGCGGATCGTACCGGCTTCAGAGCGATTTATCTTTCCGGCGCTGGGGTGGCGGCAGGTTCCCTGGGTCTTCCCGATCTCGCGATTTCGACGCTCGATGATGTGTTGACAGATGTGCGCCGTATCACGGATATCACTGATCTGCCATTACTGGTGGATGCGGACACCGGCTTTGGAAGCAGTGCCTTTAATATCGCTCGCACGGTGAAATCGCTGATCAAATCCGGAGCAGCGGCGATGCATCTCGAGGATCAGGTGCAGGCCAAACGCTGCGGTCACCGTCCGGGTAAAGCCATTGTCAGCCAAGAGGAAATGGTAGATCGCATCAAGGCCGCTGTGGATGCCAGAACCGATCCTGATTTTGTTGTGATGGCGCGGACAGATGCGCTGGCGGTCGAAGGACTGCAAGCCGCCATAGACCGCGTAAGTTTATATGTGGAGGCGGGCGCCGATATGGTTTTTCCCGAAGCCGTCACTGAACTGGATATTTACCGGCAGTTCGCGGCAGCAGTGCAGGTTCCGATCCTGGCTAACATCACCGAATTCGGTTTAACGCCTCTTTTTACAATCGAGGAACTGGCCGGCGCGAACGTTTCCCTGGTGCTTTACCCGCTGTCCGCATTTCGGGCGATGAACGCCGCTGCCCTTAATGTGTACCGGACCATACGCCAGGAGGGCTCGCAGAAAAATGTGATCGATACCATGCAGACCCGGGCTGAGCTCTACGAGTTTCTCGATTACCATGCCTACGAAGAGAAGCTGAATAGTTTGTTTCTCGAATCTTTCAAAAAATCCGAAAATGAGTGAAGTCATCCAGAATCCCGGCGCGAAAGGCAAGAAATCCGTCATGCTGTCAGGCGTAGTGGCGGGCAATACCGCGATCTGCAGCGTTGGCAGAAGCGGCAACGATCTGCATTATCGCGGCTACGACATTCTGGACGTGGCCGATACTTGTGAATTTGAGGAAATCGCCTATCTGCTGGTGCATGAGAAGCTGCCCACGCTGGCTGAACTGACTGCATACAAAGAAAAGCTGGGAAGCCTGCGCGATCTTCCGGCCAACCTTAAAACCGTGCTGGAAGCGATTCCCGCAACGGCTCACCCGATGGACGTCATGCGTACCGGTGTTTCCGCGCTGGGCACGATGTTGCCGGAAGCGGAAACTCATTCCGTTGAAGGCGCGCGCGACCTGGCTGACCGTTTGCTCGCCTGCTTAGGACCCATGCTGCTTTACTGGTATCACTATTCTCATAATAATCGCCGGATTGACGTGGCAACCGATGATGATTCAATCGGTGGAAATTTTTTGCGCTTGCTGCACGGCAAGCCGCCGCCGCGGAACTGGGCGAAGGCAATGCATACCTCGCTGGTGCTGTATGCCGAGCATGAATTCAATGCTTCGACTTTTACCGCGCGCGTGATTGCCGGAACCGGCTCGGATTTCTATTCCGCCATTACCGGCGCGATCGGCGCACTCCGCGGACCGAAGCATGGCGGCGCCAATGAAGCCGCGTTCGATATCCAGAAGCGCTACGATAATCCGGATGAAGCCGAAGCCGACATTCGCCGCCGTGTGGCGAACAAGGAAATCATCATCGGATTCGGCCATCCGGTTTACACCGTCGGCGACCCGCGCAACCGGATCATCCGGGAGGTGGCGAGCAGACTCTCGGCAGAGGCGGATGACATGAAAATGTTTGATGTTGCTGCAAGACTGGAAACGGTGATGTGGGATATCAAGAAAATGTTCCCCAACCTCGACTGGTTCTCCGCCGTGAGCTATCACATGCTGGGGGTGCCGACGGCCATGTTCACTCCGTTGTTTGCGATTGCCCGCACCAGCGGCTGGGCTGCGCATATTATCGAGCAACGCCTGGACAACAAGATTATCCGGCCGTCGGCGAATTATATCGGGCCGGAGGATCGGGAATTTATTCCGATTTCTGCACGCGATTAATGGAAGGAGTAATCGACGTCGTCGATTATAGGACTTCCCCGGGAACGGCAGACATTCCGTGGCCTCATAACGAAGCGCGTTCAAACGCTTCGGGACTCATGCCGCCCAGATGACACTCCACGGGAAGGTCAAAGCAGGTATGGACAATAAAGCCGATCAAAGGTATTACTAAGTGATACAAAGATCTCTCAATGGTAGCGATAAAAAAGGATGGTTGCAGGCGCAGAGCAGCTTCTGACCTATCCTCAGCTTGGAGTATCCCTTGAAGAGTTTGCGCCGCGCGATGTGCGACGTGTCATTGTGGATGATTACGAGTTGCGTTATGAAGTTACTGAAAAGCTAATTTATATCCTTCGGCTTTGGTATGCCCGGGAGGATCGTTAATGTCCCAGATCCTGCTCTCTTCGCTTCAAAGTTCGGTATCCTTGCCGGCATTGTTCGCCCCGACTGCAGATGCCAGCAAGCGTTTCATCGAGTTCTTTACAGCCAATATCCGTAATCCCAACACTCGTAAGGCGTACCCCTGGGCGGTAGGAGAATTTGCGGCCTGGTGCGAAGTTAACGGGCTGACCGAACTAAGTGACATTGAGCCAGTGCACGTAGCGGCCTATATCGAGATTCTGTGGCAGCGGTTATCCGCCCCTTCCGTAAACCGTAAAGCAACATTTGGCCGCGATCCGGATGCTGTTCGATTGGCTGGTGGTGGGTCAAATTCTTGCCACAAATCCCGCGAGTTTTGTGCGCGGACCCAAGCATTCAGTCAGAAAAGGAAAGACACTGGTTCTGGCTGCAGATGAAGCACGTGCCCTCCTCGACTATTGATACCAGCACGCTCGTCGGTTTGCGCGATCGCGCCTTGATTGGTTTGATGGTTTATACCTTTTCCCGAGTTGGTGCGGCACTTCAAATAAAAGTCGAGGATGTCTATGTGCAGGGGCGGCGCACTTGGATACGTTTATACGAAAAAGGTGGAAAGCGGCACGAAATGCCCTGCCATCATAATCTTGATGAGTAGCTGAAATCATCAAACGCCGTAACACTATCTGCCTTGGTCCAGACCCCCACGGCACCGCTACCGGAGATGTGATCGTCATTCGAGGTCAATATATGTATTCCCGTCAAGAGCGATCATGATGTGCTTTCCCGAAAAAGTCACTTTCAAGGTGTGCCACGCGTTTGGGGAAACCGGTGCATCCACATGCTTGAGCATTTTCAGGCTCCCACACTTCCGTGTAATAGAGAGAGATATTGTTCTCAAGGGCGTTGGCTCTCGCAACGTAATAGTTGTCCCCATCTTTCCATCGCCAAATGAGTCCTCCCGCCTAGTCTTCTTTCCCTGAGATCGATTTGAATTTCACTTCAACAGTTCCGTCGGCGAGGCTGACATCCTTTTTCACGCACCAGGAAAAACGTCCTTCGCCGAATTGTCTTAGAACATTTGGCTTGCTGGGAGCTGTTGGGTCAGATTCTATCGCCCATTTTGGTTGACCTTTGCCAGTCACTCCCGCGAGCCATCCCTGAGGAAGTGCGCCAGGTTTTTCCTGATCGAAGTCGATAGTTTCAGCAAATGCGTTCGTGGCTACAAATAGCCCTAGAATTGTGAGCACTTTCAGTTTCATACTGACCTCGTTTCACTTTGTGTGTCGAACGCAGCCTTATTTCACTTTAGCCAGCTTGACGGTTGGACCACTGCCGCAAAGCGTTAGGCAGTGGCACGGGCATTCGGATCAACGGGGATAAGCGCTTCGTCAAAGGTGTTGCACACGTGGCGCCCGAGCAGGTCGCAGGTAAACGTTGTGGACTCGGTCGACTCGGTCGTGATTGGCATGACTGGTTTCTCCTGTGTTTAATTTCGGCAGCAACCAATTGGGATACATCGAACAGGTGTCCGATCATATCTGGGGCAGCAACCGTGACAGATCATCCGGCAGCTCCGCCCGTCACGTTCCTTGGCGGTCAAATCTGGGTGTGA
This window encodes:
- a CDS encoding tyrosine-type recombinase/integrase, translated to MKHVPSSTIDTSTLVGLRDRALIGLMVYTFSRVGAALQIKVEDVYVQGRRTWIRLYEKGGKRHEMPCHHNLDE
- a CDS encoding type II toxin-antitoxin system RelE/ParE family toxin is translated as MVAGAEQLLTYPQLGVSLEEFAPRDVRRVIVDDYELRYEVTEKLIYILRLWYAREDR